One segment of Pseudophryne corroboree isolate aPseCor3 chromosome 10, aPseCor3.hap2, whole genome shotgun sequence DNA contains the following:
- the LOC134966012 gene encoding ferritin, lower subunit, protein MESQVRQNFHQDCEAGLNRMVNLKYHSSYVYLSLASYFDRDDVALANFSKFFRERSEEEKEHAEELIKYQNRRGGRVFLQSVEKPEKDDWTNGLEALQTALKMEKTVNQALLDLHSMAAGKNDPHMTDFLESPFLSKSVETLKKIGDHITSLKKLWASHPGMAEYLFDKHTLG, encoded by the exons ATGGAGTCCCAGGTCAGGCAGAACTTCCACCAGGACTGCGAGGCTGGCCTCAACCGCATGGTGAACCTGAAATACCACAGCTCCTACGTCTACCTGTCCCTG GCCTCCTACTTTGACCGCGATGATGTAGCACTTGCAAATTTCTCAAAGTTTTTCCGTGAACGCTCAGAAGAGGAGAAGGAGCACGCAGAGGAGCTGATCAAGTATCAGAACCGGCGCGGGGGCCGGGTCTTCCTGCAGAGCGTTGAA AAACCAGAAAAAGATGACTGGACGAATGGTTTAGAGGCTCTTCAGACTGCTCTTAAGATGGAGAAGACTGTAAACCAAGCCCTGCTGGACCTGCACAGTATGGCTGCGGGCAAGAATGACCCTCAT ATGACAGATTTCCTGGAGTCGCCATTCTTGTCTAAAAGCGTAGAGACCCTGAAGAAAATCGGAGACCACATCACCAGCCTGAAGAAGCTGTGGGCGAGCCACCCTGGCATGGCAGAGTACCTGTTCGACAAGCACACGCTGGGCTGA